The DNA segment AATGAGAAGTTTCAAGGAAGGAAGCTGGTGGAGGGAGGGGAAGCGAATTTCCGGACAGCGCCTTGAGGTTTTGTAAACGCGGGATCTATTACGGGAAACCCAGAATTCCATATCAGTTTTATTTCAAAAATTCGTTATTGAAAATTCGCCGGAGAGGGGCGCGTGAGCCACAAGTTGCTCTTTACTTCACCTGAGCGTCATTCGCCTGAACTCTGGGAAGCTGCAATGGAGGCGGCAGTCCAATGTCCTGGCTCAGGATAAGGGCCTGGATATGGCATTTCTGGACAATGCCGTTCAGCACATCCACCATGACCTCCTTCGGAATCTTCTTGTCTTTTTTCCAGCTTGCTGCGATGTCTTTCATCGTTTTTGGATCGTCCAGGTAAATCACATCGCCATAGAGGCCTATAACACCGAGCCCGGGATCATAGGTGGTTACAAACTCGAAGGTGAAGCGGAGGCTGTCCTGCGACATCTTTCCAAGGGGGAGCTTCTTCTCCTCGACGTTCTTTATCGCAACATTGTTATTTATTTTAATCTCGCCCTGAGTAGGAATTTTTTTCTCCACATTTATTTTGCTGTAATTGAATCCAACAATAACCATAGTATCACCAAGGCTGCGGGTGTTCCGGTTGTATATAAATATTCCTGTTTAGCATCTATCGTCGAAAACGTAAAATTTAAATAGAGCAGGCGGCTTAAACACCCAAATGAAGAAATGCATCGTGTGCGACGCAGAGCCCGAATTCTGCGTGAAGGGCATCCCGCATGATGCGTATTGCAGGGAATGCGCGCAGGAGCATTTTAGCGAATTGGATCTGCTCGAACGGATAGAGAAGGAGGATCGAGCCCATGGCTGAGGTCAGTATCTGGGTCTGGATTTTAGGGGTCGGCGTTCTTCTCTATATCGCCAGCCGAGTCTTCAGACTTTTTTCTCAGGAAGCCGCAATTGATAGAGAGATGGAGAAAGTCCTGACATCTGATGAACACAAAGTGAAGGGACAGTACGATTGAATGACACGGCAACTCTATCTTGAAGATGCATACCGGCGCGTCTTTGATGCAAAGGTTGTGAATATCTGCGAAGAAGGGATTATTCTTGATCAGACACTCTTCTACCCGGCTGGAGGCGGGCAGCCTTCTGACAAAGGGGCAATTCGGAAAGGAGCGAGCAGCTATCCGGTCTCAGAGGTTTCCAAGAAGGGAAAGGATATCCTGCATCGGATTGAAGGGAACGGGCTGGCTGCAGGCGATTCTGTTACAGGACAAATCGACTGGGATCGGAGATACCGGCTCATGAGGATACATACTGCTGCCCATATCATCAGCGGAATTGCCTCTAAGGAGTTCCATGCAAAGATCACAGGCAACCAGCTGGAGATTGAGAGGGGCAGGATTGATTTTGACCTGGAGCGGTTCTCCCCCGATGTTGTGAGCATGCTTTTCGAGAAATCAAATGAGATCGTAAGAGGGGATCTAGCTCTGAAGACCTATGACATGGCCAGGGAGGAGATTGAGAAGGACCCTGAGATGGTAAAACTCGCTATGGGCCTGCCGCCGCATCTGAAGGTGCTGAGGATTGTGGATATCATAGGTTTTGACCGGCAGCCTGACGGGGGAACGCATGTGAAGTCGACAAAAGAGGTAGGAGATATTGGGTTTTTACGGTCAGAAAA comes from the Candidatus Nanoarchaeia archaeon genome and includes:
- a CDS encoding alanyl-tRNA editing protein; this translates as MTRQLYLEDAYRRVFDAKVVNICEEGIILDQTLFYPAGGGQPSDKGAIRKGASSYPVSEVSKKGKDILHRIEGNGLAAGDSVTGQIDWDRRYRLMRIHTAAHIISGIASKEFHAKITGNQLEIERGRIDFDLERFSPDVVSMLFEKSNEIVRGDLALKTYDMAREEIEKDPEMVKLAMGLPPHLKVLRIVDIIGFDRQPDGGTHVKSTKEVGDIGFLRSENKGKNNRRVYFTIP